A genome region from Hevea brasiliensis isolate MT/VB/25A 57/8 chromosome 9, ASM3005281v1, whole genome shotgun sequence includes the following:
- the LOC110670449 gene encoding transcription factor CPC, with protein MDRRRRKQPRSCSEEVSSIEWEFINMSEQEEDLIYRMYKLVGDRWALIAGRIPGRKAEEIERFWIMRHGEVFASRRKELKKSKS; from the exons ATGGATAGACGCCGCAGGAAGCAACCCAGGAGTTGCTCTGAAG AGGTGAGCAGTATTGAATGGGAGTTCATAAACATGTCCGAACAAGAAGAAGATCTCATTTATAGAATGTACAAGCTTGTTGGAGACAG GTGGGCTTTGATTGCCGGTCGAATTCCAGGTCGGAAAGCTGAAGAAATAGAGAGGTTTTGGATAATGAGGCATGGGGAAGTGTTTGCCAGTCGACGGAAAGAGCTCAAGAAGTCCAAGTCCTGA
- the LOC110670445 gene encoding hydroquinone glucosyltransferase, translating into MAETQKQPTHVAILPSPGMGHLIPLVELAKRLVNQHNLSITFIVPTDGPPSKAQKSVLESLPTTISSTFLSPVDMSDLPGDTKIETIISLTVARSLPSLCQVLKSLVESSRLAALVVDLFGTDAFDVAREFNISPYIFFPSTAMALSLFFWLPKLDEMVPCEYRELQEPVKIPGCIPIHGKELLDPVQDRKNDAYKWLLHHTKRYRLAEGVMVNSFVDMEGGAIKALQEEEAGKPPVYPVGPLVNMGSSSEGKEADCLRWLDEQPHGSVLYVSFGSGGTLSYDQINELALGLEMSQQRFLWVVRSPNDSVANATFFSVQSQKDPCDFLPEGFLDRTKGRGLLVPSWAPQAQVLSHGSTGGFLTHCGWNSILESVVNGVPLIAWPLYAEQTMNAVMLTEDIKVALRPKANVQNGLIERHEISKVVRGLMEGKEGKKVRNRMKDLKDAADRVLSEEGSSTKAISGLALKWKNQICN; encoded by the coding sequence ATGGCCGAAACCCAAAAACAACCCACCCATGTAGCTATTCTACCCAGTCCCGGGATGGGTCACCTCATCCCTCTTGTTGAATTAGCTAAGCGACTCGTTAATCAACATAATCTCTCCATCACCTTCATTGTCCCAACTGATGGTCCTCCTTCTAAGGCCCAAAAATCAGTTCTTGAATCGCTTCCTACCACCATAAGCTCCACATTTCTTTCTCCGGTTGACATGAGTGATCTCCCTGGAGATACAAAGATAGAAACGATAATTTCCCTTACGGTGGCACGCTCTCTCCCTTCTCTTTGCCAAGTTTTGAAGTCTCTTGTTGAAAGTAGTCGACTAGCGGCCCTGGTGGTTGATCTCTTTGGAACCGATGCGTTCGATGTTGCTCGAGAATTCAACATCTCTCCCTACATTTTCTTTCCTTCTACAGCAATGGCTTTGTCTTTGTTTTTTTGGTTGCCAAAGCTAGATGAGATGGTTCCTTGCGAGTATAGAGAACTACAAGAACCCGTGAAAATACCTGGCTGCATACCGATACACGGGAAGGAATTGCTCGACCCGGTTCAAGATAGGAAAAATGATGCTTATAAATGGCTTCTTCACCATACAAAGCGATATAGACTAGCTGAGGGTGTTATGGTTAACAGCTTCGTGGACATGGAAGGAGGGGCCATAAAGGCTTTGCAAGAGGAAGAAGCCGGTAAACCACCCGTTTACCCTGTTGGTCCGCTGGTGAACATGGGTTCAAGTAGTGAAGGAAAGGAAGCAGATTGTTTGAGGTGGCTAGATGAGCAACCGCATGGCTCTGTTCTGTACGTGTCATTTGGAAGCGGCGGGACCCTATCTTACGATCAGATAAACGAATTGGCTTTGGGGCTAGAAATGAGCCAGCAAAGATTTTTGTGGGTTGTGAGGAGCCCCAATGATAGCGTCGCCAATGCCACTTTTTTCAGTGTGCAAAGCCAAAAAGACCCTTGTGATTTCCTACCAGAAGGGTTCTTGGATAGAACCAAAGGGCGGGGTCTATTGGTGCCGTCATGGGCACCACAGGCACAAGTATTGAGTCACGGGTCTACAGGAGGGTTCTTAACCCATTGTGGATGGAATTCCATCCTTGAAAGTGTGGTGAATGGAGTGCCACTAATTGCCTGGCCACTCTACGCTGAACAGACAATGAACGCTGTGATGTTAACTGAGGACATTAAAGTGGCCCTGAGACCAAAAGCTAATGTTCAAAATGGCCTAATCGAAAGACACGAAATTTCAAAAGTAGTGAGAGGCCTAATGGAAGGCAAAGAAGGGAAGAAGGTCCGCAACAGAATGAAGGACCTTAAAGACGCAGCTGACAGGGTTCTCAGCGAAGAAGGCTCATCTACAAAGGCAATCTCTGGGTTGGCTCTCAAATGGAAGAACCAAATTTGCAACTAA
- the LOC110670429 gene encoding probable WRKY transcription factor 46 has product MELEQRTLINELNQGKELAEQLRSYLNPASSLETRQFLIEKILSSYDKALSMLNWDAFGFGVQVQPTILESRHSFPKDTSPRTDVSDQDQDQKTVFKKRKTQERFTEQVRVCLGTGVEGPLDDGYRWRKYGQKVILGANFPREYYRCTHRHSQGCLAMKQVQRSDEDPSIFEVTYRGRHTCVQASHFAISNQVHPQQQKQPHFEEKLKPSKEAFNMGEELQVKAKDLNTREEIFPSFFFLDEFIEKENEGESTYFVGSISPAFISPATSESNYLSTSPCKVDSFGIGYDVQAPKSELTDIISAPTSVTNSPVDDLDISNFNFDINFPFDDNVLGY; this is encoded by the exons ATGGAACTGGAACAGAGGACTCTCATCAATGAACTAAACCAAGGGAAGGAGCTAGCAGAACAGCTCAGGAGCTATCTTAACCCTGCATCATCACTTGAAACGCGTCAATTCCTAATTGAGAAGATACTTTCTTCCTATGACAAAGCACTTTCAATGCTAAATTGGGATGCTTTCGGTTTCGGGGTTCAGGTTCAACCTACCATTTTGGAATCACGGCATTCCTTTCCCAAGGATACTAGCCCAAGGACTGATGTCTCCGATCAAGATCAAGATCAAAAGACTGTTTTCAAGAAGAg AAAGACACAAGAGCGATTTACTGAACAAGTCAGGGTTTGCTTAGGAACGGGAGTAGAAGGGCCACTCGATGATGGTTACAGATGGAGGAAATATGGGCAAAAAGTTATTCTTGGAGCTAATTTTCCAAG GGAATACTATAGATGCACTCACCGTCACTCACAAGGTTGTTTAGCCATGAAGCAAGTTCAAAGATCGGACGAGGACCCCTCAATTTTCGAAGTGACATATCGAGGAAGACATACATGTGTCCAGGCTTCTCATTTTGCCATTTCAAACCAAGTTCATCCTCAACAACAGAAGCAGCCACATTTTGAAGAGAAGTTAAAACCATCAAAAGAAGCATTTAACATGGGAGAAGAGCTTCAAGTTAAAGCCAAAGATTTGAACACAAGGGAGGAAATTTTTCCCTCCTTTTTCTTTCTGGATGAATTTATCGAGAAGGAAAATGAGGGTGAATCCACCTATTTCGTAGGTAGCATTTCCCCAGCATTTATATCCCCGGCAACATCAGAATCCAATTATTTATCAACTTCGCCTTGCAAGGTGGATAGCTTTGGCATAGGCTACGATGTGCAGGCTCCAAAGTCAGAACTTACTGATATAATTTCAGCTCCAACTTCTGTCACCAATTCTCCTGTCGATGATTTGGATATCTCTAACTTCAACTTTGATATCAATTTTCCATTCGACGACAACGTGTTGGGTTATTAG